From Candidatus Bathyanammoxibius amoris, the proteins below share one genomic window:
- a CDS encoding transketolase — protein sequence MSRPSIEVLEEKARQVRRHIIRTLAKAGSGHPGGSLSATDLMVALYHGKLKHDPKNPDWPDRDRFVLSKGHSCPALYAVLAETGYFPVSELDTLRQFGSRLQGHPDRRLTPGIEISSGSLGQGLSVGLGIALAAKIDNKDYRVYVMLGDGEIEEGQVWEAAMAASHYGLDNLCAIIDNNGLQIDGPINEIMSPLPIHEKWLAFGWNVIQIDGHDLEKILQAYDKAETLKGKPTVIVAKTVKGKGVSFMEGEAGWHGKAPNQEQAEKALAELA from the coding sequence TTGAGTAGGCCGAGCATCGAAGTACTTGAGGAGAAGGCCCGGCAGGTCAGGAGGCATATAATACGCACGCTGGCCAAGGCCGGTTCCGGCCACCCTGGAGGCTCTCTCTCAGCCACGGACCTCATGGTGGCACTATACCACGGTAAGCTTAAACATGACCCCAAGAATCCTGATTGGCCCGATAGAGACAGATTTGTACTCTCGAAGGGCCACTCCTGCCCTGCCCTGTACGCCGTACTGGCCGAGACAGGCTATTTTCCGGTGAGTGAACTCGACACATTGAGACAGTTCGGCAGCCGGCTTCAGGGCCATCCCGACAGACGTCTGACACCCGGCATAGAGATATCCAGCGGCTCATTGGGCCAGGGCCTCTCAGTCGGACTGGGCATAGCCCTCGCAGCCAAGATAGACAACAAGGACTATCGCGTATACGTTATGCTGGGTGACGGAGAGATAGAAGAGGGTCAGGTCTGGGAGGCTGCCATGGCCGCCAGCCACTACGGTCTGGACAACCTCTGCGCAATAATAGATAATAATGGTTTACAGATAGACGGTCCCATTAACGAGATTATGTCGCCGCTGCCCATACACGAGAAGTGGCTGGCGTTCGGCTGGAACGTTATACAGATAGACGGACACGACCTGGAGAAGATACTCCAGGCATACGATAAGGCGGAAACGCTGAAGGGCAAGCCCACCGTTATCGTTGCAAAGACCGTAAAAGGTAAAGGCGTATCATTTATGGAAGGGGAGGCCGGCTGGCACGGAAAGGCCCCAAACCAGGAACAGGCCGAAAAGGCCCTTGCGGAATTAGCATAA
- the ribF gene encoding riboflavin biosynthesis protein RibF, producing the protein METLYGIKERPRKLTRPVITIGGFDGVHRGHQAVINKTVNWAKEMQGESVVLTFTTHPRNVLIGRTSSFITSLKHRLLLFRRMGVDLAVVLEFDKVCKMSAEHFTEKIVYDYLGAKGWVMSRGFAFGKDRKGDFASVSALSKKYGFETRLCPVIKYMDEKISSTRIREAVLQGDLKRAQEMLGRPVTLMGTVVEGSGRGKELGYPTANLELDNEIKPPSGVYASMVNVDGGDMLSLTSIGTRPTFEPQGREEVVEVHIINFNQSLYGKDLELKFLFKLRDEMKFESADALRAQMDKDKKKVVRRLGKKTLTTQDPPFIMRT; encoded by the coding sequence ATGGAGACCCTGTACGGAATAAAGGAACGGCCCAGGAAGCTCACCCGGCCGGTCATAACAATCGGCGGCTTTGACGGGGTACATCGCGGCCACCAGGCGGTAATCAACAAGACAGTGAACTGGGCGAAAGAAATGCAGGGTGAATCCGTCGTACTCACTTTCACCACACACCCAAGAAACGTACTTATCGGTCGCACGTCCAGCTTCATCACCTCATTAAAGCACAGGCTGCTTCTCTTCCGGCGCATGGGAGTGGATTTAGCCGTCGTCCTGGAGTTTGACAAGGTTTGTAAAATGAGTGCGGAACATTTCACCGAGAAGATTGTCTACGACTACCTGGGTGCCAAAGGCTGGGTAATGAGCCGGGGCTTTGCCTTTGGAAAGGACCGGAAGGGAGATTTCGCCTCCGTTTCCGCGCTCTCAAAAAAGTACGGGTTTGAGACACGCCTGTGTCCGGTAATCAAATACATGGACGAAAAAATCAGCAGTACCCGCATCAGGGAAGCCGTACTTCAAGGTGACCTGAAGAGGGCTCAGGAGATGCTCGGCAGGCCCGTCACCCTTATGGGCACGGTAGTGGAAGGCAGCGGCAGGGGCAAAGAACTGGGCTACCCTACGGCAAACCTGGAGCTCGACAACGAAATAAAACCACCTTCCGGCGTATACGCAAGCATGGTAAACGTGGACGGAGGGGACATGTTGTCTCTTACCAGCATCGGCACCAGACCCACCTTCGAGCCACAGGGGAGGGAGGAAGTGGTAGAGGTGCATATAATCAATTTCAATCAATCTCTATACGGTAAGGATTTAGAGCTAAAGTTCCTCTTTAAGCTGAGGGACGAGATGAAGTTTGAGAGCGCCGACGCGCTCCGCGCGCAGATGGACAAGGACAAAAAAAAGGTCGTGCGGAGACTGGGCAAAAAGACCTTGACAACGCAAGACCCCCCTTTTATAATGCGCACGTAA
- a CDS encoding peptidyl-prolyl cis-trans isomerase, producing MALNWMRRHKKKMYIVMVFAMAAWGIGYSATYLIPKKPIGTILGEKISTEEFNDAMIRWNRIFLQQEGLPLTKLVWERLTFVKEAERMGVMVSNAEVIDRLNTLGVTMLGNIGIPTEQIVRLLCQNYRVTEEQLLRTYKEALLTEKMMVLLSGNVKVPTAEAWERYARENEEAKVEFVAIKARELADNVSVTDEEVTSFYNKHKDNYPDPSEGVPGYKEAEKTKIEYLMARYRDVKKKVTVTEDEMRAYYEENKDRRYKKESPSKADKGEKDEGNKEPQPPQYKPFEEVKEKINKIIERKKAKELVNGLINKVDEKIYDSLGRTDHINFADIGGDMGVYYKESDFFTREKAKDVITGVEETVYSKFFEREKYDPSPPVEAPGGAFIFQVISIKEPSAPPLQEIREKVVKDLKEEKALQKAEEMARKCVEKIKQASFEEGIKFLKSEAKGIAFVKRQTEFFKRPETKDGKPSRYINTLEANTPNVAKSAFRLKQGELDAVTEKAGKKTVYVIRLEGKKAANQKTFEENKKKLVQKYLGQKQQDFFEQWNERLKKEAKLTR from the coding sequence ATGGCACTAAACTGGATGAGGCGACACAAGAAGAAGATGTACATCGTCATGGTGTTCGCCATGGCGGCTTGGGGAATCGGATATTCCGCGACCTACCTGATACCCAAGAAACCCATAGGCACCATACTGGGTGAAAAGATCTCCACCGAAGAGTTCAACGACGCGATGATACGGTGGAACAGAATATTTTTGCAACAAGAAGGCCTGCCGCTGACCAAACTGGTCTGGGAACGGTTAACGTTTGTCAAAGAGGCTGAGCGGATGGGGGTTATGGTCTCTAACGCGGAGGTAATAGACAGACTCAACACCCTGGGCGTCACCATGTTAGGCAACATCGGTATACCCACGGAACAGATAGTCAGGCTTTTGTGCCAGAACTACAGGGTAACAGAAGAACAACTCCTGAGAACTTATAAAGAGGCGCTGCTGACAGAAAAGATGATGGTACTGCTCTCCGGCAACGTTAAGGTACCGACTGCCGAGGCATGGGAGAGATACGCGAGAGAAAACGAAGAGGCAAAGGTTGAATTCGTGGCCATCAAGGCCCGGGAGCTTGCAGACAACGTCAGCGTAACAGACGAAGAAGTCACCTCCTTCTATAACAAACATAAAGATAATTACCCCGACCCGTCGGAAGGTGTACCCGGATACAAAGAAGCGGAAAAGACAAAAATAGAATATCTGATGGCACGTTACAGGGACGTAAAGAAAAAGGTCACGGTTACGGAAGACGAGATGCGGGCCTATTACGAGGAAAACAAGGACAGGAGATACAAAAAGGAAAGCCCGTCAAAGGCTGACAAGGGCGAAAAGGACGAAGGAAACAAAGAGCCGCAACCTCCACAATACAAACCCTTCGAGGAGGTTAAAGAGAAGATAAACAAAATCATCGAAAGAAAAAAGGCAAAAGAACTGGTTAACGGGCTAATAAATAAAGTCGATGAAAAGATTTACGACAGTCTCGGACGGACCGACCACATAAACTTCGCAGACATCGGCGGCGACATGGGTGTTTACTATAAAGAAAGCGACTTCTTTACCAGAGAAAAGGCCAAGGACGTCATAACAGGCGTGGAGGAGACCGTGTACTCCAAATTCTTTGAGAGAGAGAAATACGATCCCAGCCCGCCGGTTGAGGCGCCGGGCGGTGCGTTTATATTTCAGGTAATCTCCATAAAAGAACCGTCCGCGCCGCCACTGCAAGAAATCCGCGAGAAGGTGGTGAAAGACCTGAAGGAGGAAAAGGCCCTGCAAAAGGCCGAGGAAATGGCCAGGAAGTGTGTGGAGAAGATAAAACAGGCCTCTTTCGAAGAGGGCATTAAATTCCTGAAGAGCGAGGCCAAAGGGATCGCCTTTGTAAAGAGACAAACAGAATTCTTCAAGAGACCGGAGACAAAAGACGGCAAGCCCTCCCGCTATATAAACACACTCGAGGCCAACACCCCCAACGTGGCAAAAAGCGCTTTCCGGCTCAAACAGGGTGAGTTGGACGCGGTCACCGAAAAGGCAGGAAAAAAAACCGTCTACGTCATAAGGCTCGAGGGGAAAAAAGCCGCAAACCAAAAGACGTTTGAAGAAAACAAGAAAAAATTGGTTCAAAAATACCTGGGGCAAAAACAACAAGACTTTTTTGAACAATGGAACGAACGCCTCAAAAAAGAGGCAAAACTAACCAGATAA
- the topA gene encoding type I DNA topoisomerase: MNTSKRIVIVESPTKAKTINKFLGSNYVVRSSMGHVRDLPYNKLAVDIEKDFEPEYKILPKRKEMVKSLKSEVDAAAEVYLAPDQDREGEAIAWHLCKALEIPDGKAHRVVFNEITKEAIKNAFEHPVGIDMNKVNAQQARRILDRLVGYKISPLLWKKVTKKLSAGRVQSVAVRILVEREKEVRAFKPVEYWDIIAKLKPKGGGTRGFEAKLWRLEDADVKIGNETEAEGHVESLKGSKYIVSAVTKQRRQSKPLPPFATSQLQQQASIQLNFSTKKTMVVAQQLYEGVDIAEGPTGLITYMRTDSFSVSKEAIAACRKFIPEKFGEEYLPPKPNIYASRKGAQQAHEAVRPASVEITPDSIKQYLTRDQHRLYQLIWHRFVASQMVPAEYETIDATIDAGPYRFKAKGKVVVFQGHTVLSGPIKEELLPELQEGNELKLLELTPNQHFTEPPPRYTEAALVKALEKQGIGRPSTYAAIISTIQDRGYVKREKKTLHPTDLGILVTDKLVKHFPTILNIEFTSHMEEELDKIEEAKLDWVGVLKEFYTPFQKELEAATEEMESEKGRPEETGIVCKQCGAGMVVRWSRAGKFLGCSAFPKCKFTMDISGDNQPVPAEATGETCDKCGSPMVIKSGRMGRFLACSAYPECKNTKSLPTGVKCPKEGCGGDVVSRFSKRGRRFYGCSNYPKCDFTAFKLPEQPAAVGSDG, from the coding sequence ATGAATACGTCAAAGCGGATAGTTATCGTTGAATCTCCAACCAAGGCGAAGACTATAAACAAATTTCTTGGTTCAAACTACGTGGTGCGGTCTTCGATGGGTCATGTCAGGGACCTGCCGTACAATAAGCTCGCCGTGGACATAGAGAAGGACTTTGAGCCGGAGTACAAGATTCTGCCGAAGCGCAAGGAAATGGTTAAGTCCCTGAAGAGCGAGGTGGACGCGGCCGCCGAGGTCTATCTCGCGCCCGACCAGGATCGTGAGGGCGAGGCGATAGCCTGGCATCTCTGCAAGGCCCTGGAAATACCTGACGGAAAGGCCCACAGGGTAGTCTTTAACGAGATTACCAAAGAGGCCATTAAGAATGCGTTTGAGCACCCGGTGGGTATAGATATGAATAAGGTCAACGCACAGCAGGCCCGCCGCATCCTCGACCGGCTGGTAGGCTATAAGATAAGTCCGTTGTTGTGGAAGAAGGTCACAAAAAAACTTAGCGCGGGCAGGGTTCAGTCCGTAGCGGTCAGGATACTGGTGGAAAGGGAGAAAGAGGTAAGGGCGTTTAAGCCCGTAGAGTACTGGGACATCATTGCAAAGCTGAAGCCTAAGGGCGGCGGGACCAGAGGCTTTGAGGCAAAACTGTGGCGGCTGGAGGATGCCGATGTAAAGATAGGCAATGAAACCGAGGCCGAGGGACACGTTGAGAGCTTAAAGGGCTCGAAATATATCGTAAGTGCCGTGACGAAGCAGCGCAGGCAGAGTAAGCCCCTGCCGCCCTTCGCCACGAGTCAGCTTCAACAGCAGGCCTCTATTCAGTTGAACTTCAGCACCAAGAAGACAATGGTCGTCGCCCAGCAACTCTACGAAGGCGTTGATATCGCGGAAGGTCCGACGGGGCTTATTACATATATGAGGACCGATTCGTTCAGCGTGTCCAAGGAGGCCATTGCGGCCTGCAGGAAGTTTATACCCGAGAAATTCGGCGAGGAATACCTGCCGCCGAAACCAAATATATATGCCTCCAGGAAGGGTGCTCAGCAGGCCCATGAGGCCGTAAGGCCAGCCAGCGTTGAGATTACCCCCGACTCAATAAAGCAGTATCTTACGAGAGACCAGCACAGACTTTACCAGCTTATCTGGCACAGGTTCGTTGCGAGCCAGATGGTCCCGGCCGAGTACGAGACTATCGACGCGACCATAGACGCCGGCCCTTACAGGTTTAAGGCCAAGGGGAAAGTGGTAGTCTTTCAGGGGCACACGGTCCTTTCAGGGCCTATAAAAGAAGAACTCCTTCCGGAACTGCAGGAAGGAAATGAGTTGAAGTTGCTTGAACTTACGCCGAACCAGCATTTCACTGAGCCTCCACCGAGATATACGGAAGCCGCGTTGGTCAAGGCCCTGGAAAAACAGGGCATCGGCAGGCCCAGCACCTATGCCGCGATTATCTCCACCATACAGGATAGAGGGTATGTCAAGAGGGAGAAGAAAACCCTGCACCCGACCGATCTCGGAATCCTTGTGACGGACAAGCTGGTGAAACATTTCCCCACGATCCTGAACATCGAGTTCACGTCTCACATGGAAGAAGAACTGGATAAAATCGAAGAGGCCAAACTGGACTGGGTAGGAGTGCTTAAGGAGTTCTATACCCCGTTCCAGAAGGAGCTGGAAGCAGCGACGGAAGAGATGGAGAGTGAGAAGGGACGCCCGGAGGAAACCGGTATAGTCTGTAAGCAGTGCGGGGCCGGTATGGTTGTGCGCTGGAGCAGGGCGGGTAAGTTCCTGGGCTGTTCCGCCTTCCCCAAGTGCAAGTTCACCATGGACATCTCCGGAGATAACCAGCCTGTGCCTGCTGAAGCCACCGGGGAGACCTGCGATAAGTGTGGAAGCCCGATGGTTATAAAGTCGGGACGGATGGGCAGATTTCTCGCGTGTTCGGCCTATCCTGAGTGCAAGAATACCAAGTCCCTGCCTACGGGGGTGAAGTGTCCCAAGGAGGGGTGCGGTGGCGACGTCGTGTCAAGGTTTTCGAAGCGGGGCAGAAGGTTTTACGGGTGCAGTAACTATCCCAAGTGCGACTTCACCGCATTCAAACTGCCTGAGCAACCGGCCGCGGTTGGGTCTGATGGTTAA